In Humulus lupulus chromosome 6, drHumLupu1.1, whole genome shotgun sequence, a single genomic region encodes these proteins:
- the LOC133786095 gene encoding probable carboxylesterase 120 yields the protein MTDFIHQNPDGSYTRISMPSTPPSPDPTSLSAVLSKDVTLNPTRNTWVRIYLPSKAVLADNSSTTTAHNKLPLIVYYHGGGFVFTHVSTSLNHGFCDTMAAQLDAVVVSVEYRLAPESRLPAAYDDAMEALDWVKSTDESWVRQFADISNCFLMGTSAGGNIVYHVGASASAPASVEQLAPLNIRGLIFHHPFFGGVARTDSEIRGVDDLVIPRVTTDLLWELGLPIGADRDHKYSNPTADDQWSSNCARIKELGWRLLVAGGDRDPVFDRQMEFVEKLEKNGVSVISHFFPGNPHGVEITDPSTAPVLFVLLKKFINNDM from the coding sequence ATGACTGATTTTATTCATCAGAATCCGGACGGTAGCTATACCCGAATCTCAATGCCAAGCACCCCGCCCTCACCGGACCCAACCTCTCTCTCTGCAGTTCTATCCAAAGATGTGACGCTTAACCCGACCCGTAATACTTGGGTCCGAATATACTTGCCCTCGAAAGCAGTACTAGCAGACAACTCCTCCACTACTACAGCCCATAATAAGCTCCCTCTTATTGTCTACTACCATGGCGGTGGCTTCGTCTTCACTCACGTTTCTACATCTCTGAACCACGGTTTCTGCGACACAATGGCTGCCCAACTCGACGCTGTGGTGGTCTCCGTTGAGTACCGTTTGGCCCCGGAGAGCCGGCTCCCGGCAGCATACGACGACGCCATGGAGGCGCTGGATTGGGTTAAATCCACGGACGAAAGTTGGGTGCGCCAGTTTGCCGACATCTCCAACTGTTTTCTGATGGGCACTAGTGCTGGTGGCAACATAGTCTACCATGTCGGAGCGAGTGCGAGTGCGCCCGCATCCGTCGAACAACTTGCGCCGTTGAACATCCGAGGGCTCATATTTCATCATCCTTTCTTTGGTGGGGTGGCCAGGACTGACTCCGAAATAAGGGGTGTCGACGATCTAGTCATTCCTCGAGTCACTACGGACCTGCTGTGGGAACTTGGATTGCCAATCGGTGCTGACCGCGATCACAAGTATTCCAATCCAACCGCCGATGATCAATGGTCTAGTAATTGTGCTCGAATCAAAGAGTTGGGGTGGCGTTTGTTGGTTGCCGGGGGTGATCGTGATCCTGTGTTTGATCGCCAGATGGAGTTTGTGGAGAAGCTCGAGAAAAATGGGGTTAGTGTTATCTCTCATTTTTTCCCAGGAAATCCTCATGGGGTGGAGATTACGGATCCAAGTACAGCTCCGGTGTTGTTTGTTTTGCTTAAGAAATTCATAAATAATGACATGTGA